A portion of the Brevundimonas pondensis genome contains these proteins:
- a CDS encoding LabA-like NYN domain-containing protein yields MTGRTGDRIALFIDGANLYSAARALNVDLDFRKLSDWFGQKGQLVRAYYYTAVVEGEEFSPIRPLVDWLDYNGFTVVTKPVKRFTDAHGQSRIKGNMDIEIAVDMLELTPHLDHMILFSGDGDFRRLVQAIQARGVRVTVVSTTKTQPPQIADELRRQADAFIDLADAAAHFSKPKNAAPQTLARTFERDDRP; encoded by the coding sequence ATGACCGGCCGCACGGGCGACCGCATCGCCTTGTTCATCGACGGCGCCAACCTCTATTCGGCGGCCCGCGCGCTCAATGTCGATCTCGACTTCAGGAAGCTGTCCGACTGGTTCGGGCAGAAGGGTCAGCTGGTGCGCGCCTATTATTACACGGCGGTGGTCGAGGGCGAAGAGTTCTCGCCCATCCGGCCGCTCGTCGACTGGCTCGACTACAACGGCTTCACCGTCGTGACCAAGCCGGTCAAGCGCTTCACCGACGCCCATGGTCAGTCACGCATCAAGGGCAATATGGACATCGAGATCGCTGTCGACATGCTGGAGCTGACTCCGCACCTGGACCACATGATCCTGTTCTCGGGCGACGGCGACTTCCGGCGGCTGGTGCAGGCGATCCAGGCCAGGGGCGTGCGTGTCACGGTGGTTTCGACCACCAAGACCCAGCCGCCACAGATCGCTGATGAACTGCGCCGTCAGGCCGACGCCTTCATCGACCTGGCCGACGCCGCCGCCCATTTCAGCAAGCCCAAGAACGCCGCACCCCAGACCTTGGCGCGCACCTTTGAACGGGACGACCGCCCATGA
- the folK gene encoding 2-amino-4-hydroxy-6-hydroxymethyldihydropteridine diphosphokinase — translation MSVPTEIPEGDLDLDGAVIVALGCNDKGVWASCEEALEAALARFRAEGVDILARSSWWSSQAWPDPTDPPFLNGVVIVRTDHDPGVLMSKLSRMEDVFDRRRSVRNAPRTLDLDLIAYGRLSGDLDGLILPHPRAAERLFVMGPLAEIAPTWRHPTVEGEAESLAKQATVGVDARPLNR, via the coding sequence ATGAGCGTCCCGACCGAAATCCCCGAAGGCGACCTGGATCTGGACGGCGCAGTCATCGTCGCCCTGGGCTGTAATGACAAGGGCGTCTGGGCGTCTTGCGAGGAGGCGCTGGAGGCCGCACTGGCCCGCTTCCGGGCCGAGGGCGTCGATATTCTGGCGCGATCGTCCTGGTGGTCGTCGCAGGCCTGGCCCGATCCGACCGATCCGCCATTTCTGAATGGCGTGGTGATTGTGCGCACCGATCATGATCCGGGCGTTCTGATGAGCAAACTGTCGCGCATGGAGGACGTGTTCGATCGTCGACGCAGCGTTCGCAACGCGCCGCGCACCCTGGATCTGGATCTGATCGCCTATGGACGGCTGAGCGGCGACCTGGACGGGCTGATCCTCCCGCATCCGCGTGCGGCCGAGCGTCTGTTCGTCATGGGGCCCCTGGCTGAAATCGCCCCGACGTGGCGGCACCCGACGGTCGAAGGCGAAGCTGAGTCCCTGGCGAAGCAGGCGACGGTCGGCGTCGATGCGCGACCATTGAACCGTTGA
- a CDS encoding cupin domain-containing protein yields MFLPAFALIAAIQVAPASPPAGTGVVIREADVMVRQAPPHNGEGMSTAYRISDGVPNRAMEFRKRIMHPGAAIGLHPIAHDEVYYVVSGEGDVTSDGVTTRMRAGDAAYLFDGNVVGIRQTGEVDLVLIISYPLAQRKN; encoded by the coding sequence GTGTTCCTACCTGCTTTCGCCCTGATCGCCGCCATCCAGGTTGCGCCCGCTTCGCCGCCGGCGGGGACCGGCGTGGTGATCCGCGAGGCGGATGTCATGGTCCGTCAGGCGCCGCCTCACAACGGGGAGGGTATGAGCACAGCCTATCGCATTTCCGATGGCGTGCCGAACCGTGCCATGGAGTTCCGCAAGCGGATCATGCATCCGGGCGCCGCCATCGGGCTGCACCCCATTGCTCACGACGAGGTCTACTACGTCGTCAGCGGCGAAGGCGATGTGACGTCTGACGGGGTGACGACGCGGATGCGTGCGGGCGACGCCGCCTATCTGTTCGACGGCAATGTCGTGGGCATTCGCCAAACGGGAGAGGTGGACCTGGTGCTGATCATCAGCTATCCGCTGGCCCAAAGGAAGAACTGA